DNA from Plasmodium falciparum 3D7 genome assembly, chromosome: 8:
tattaaaaaattcagaaaataaaaaaagtagtAATCATGCAATATATTCCTTTGTAGgttgttttatatatgtaatatttattttgttaggTGCTCATATAAATCCAGCTTATACATATGCTTTATGGTTAACAGAAccaaaaaaatatggatTTGCTCTTTCAACACTTTATATTACTTTTCAATATTTTGGTGGTATCGTTGCCAGTATTATATGTGCTCATTTATATGgtagtatatttatttatactttattaccaaaaaaagaaattatcaAAACCTTTCTTTGTGAATTTATATCAACCTTTTTAATAactttgttattattaagtttatataattataaaaagaaatttatggaagaaaataaaaatgatgaatcattaacatttaatataaacaaattaagaaatatgagttctttatataattttaatacatatgaaGATTTCTATTCATATGACATGTTCAGTACAAATCAgaatagaaaatataattcttttctatatattgataataaatatattaaatatataatgaaccatatattttacttattatttatattcttttctttattattttttgtttttgtaacAAATACAACATTGAATCCAATGTTTTCAACATCtacattatatacatatttatattataaaattttcaaaGCATCTAATTCGTTTAAAATTTAttccatatttatatcatttttaagtattacaaaaatatttcaacTACTAATCTTTTATATTCAGTCGTTACCATTATGGATAGGGCCTTATTTTGGATCAGCATTTGCCGCAACTTTCCTTTCGCTTTTTAAAGAAAACGAAGAAGAAATTATCAACATCATTGATACAAATGTATATTCAtcgtataataaaaagaaagaacaAATACCGTTAATAGATAAAAACAGCGCAAAGCAAAATGCTTATCTGATTGAATACaatgataatatacataataattcatataattatttactaCCCAGcgttttttaaaacatatatatattatatatatatatatatatatgtttatttatatgtccatttatatgtttatttataattaacgttttaatacaaaaaaaaaaaaataataataaataaaattacctgtaattttattttattatctttaattgtttctataaatatacacatatacttatataaattatatgtttgtgtttttttttttttttttttttttttttgtttacatATTGTTGTTtcaataattaaattttgttgatattttaaatatataggtactttataattttataattaacattatcttctttttttttttatttattttatcttattttatatttttttcatatatattatatatattattattttccttttttatttttttttatttttttttatttttttttatttttttttatttttttttattttttttatttgtgcaGAAATTTGATTAAAACAACCGTTACATTATcctaaataaaataaaaaatgaaaaacatatatatgtgattaCATATAAAGAGAATTATAAAttacaaaatgaatatatttacaatactttctttataaaaatattatataatattaatttaattatatatgtagaaaatatatatttagggaacatatttttatattaatattacttGAGATTTTTTATCAACAATAGCATGTTCCACCATAATATTGCAAATACTCTTAGCATCGAATactgtcttttttttttcaacgtTTACCAATCGTTCTTCCTACAATAATGAAacgtaaatataaaattatattattcgtattataaaatattaaaatagtagtatatatatataatatatatatatatatatatatattttttttttttttttttatctatataCCTTTTTAGACAAATTTGTTATTTCATTTATCACATAATTGATATCAACAGAACCAAAAAATCCATCTGTTCCcagaattataaaattatcgtcagaatttattttaaactTTTTAAACGTCCCCGTGCACAATAAGCCATATTTCTTTAAtctaaaaaagaaaaattaattggtataatttttacagcatacaaaataatttgaGATGTTTTGTggcatttattttataatgtattttgaaatatatatatattacgatAAGTCTCCAAAAGATCTTGTGACATCGATTATATCGTTCACTCTTCCATTTTCAATAGTGCCTCcatgttttattattctttccTTTTCTGTTATAACCCAAGGTTTATGAATATCTACTAATTCAATGGCTTAGGGAagataaaaggaaaaaaaaacaatgaatgaataaataaataaataaataaataaataaataaatatatatatatatatatatatatatatatatatataataaaaataattgataaaaataattctatGTACACATTAATAActtttttgttaaaataaaagacttatattcctttataaaatttaccCTGAttagaattatttaaatatcgACACAAATATGCACACGAATCTcctatgtttattatataagcATATTCATCCTTTATTAAAACTATCACACACGTGGCACCGTCTGTATAACAAAGAATATACATATCATTGTATATCTGTACtattatatgatttaataataaaaaaaaaatatataaaattatttcacATCAACCATATTATcgtcaatatatatatatatatatatatatatatatatatatattgtgatGTATATACATTGTTATCACCTCGGCTATTTGGATATTCTTGGGCTATCCTTTCATCAATCCTTTTACATGTATTATTAACACTCTAAATTAAGATGAAACAAAATATacgatatatttattcaattatattaacatttttttaataaacaaGAAAACAGAAAAAGACAAGAAAGAAAGGGAAAAAATAGGAACATAATTAtttacacataaatataaaatatatatttactatattactatttttataaaatgatcAGGTATGGGAAGAGACGAATCATATGTATTCTGCATTTCTAAGAAACTATTTGATAACTCTTGTGccaaatttctttttaaaaacatgGCTGTATTTTTCCCATTATGCCCatcaaataaacaaaaacaactataaaataaaatgaattattaatacaaatatataatcgagttgtcataaaattatattctatacatacatattatatataagtgCTCAAATAAATGGACAGACGAAActcaaatattatattacgcAAAGTTGAAATTAGGATGTAAgtttttattaaaactttttaaattttcacATATCAAATATTCATCTTCATAAACTTTCTTTACTCCCTTTTCACCATATGCATCACTAACTAAAGTATAATTTtctattcaaaaaaaaaaaaaaagaaaagaaaatatataaattataaaataatattataataactaCATAAGAAATGTCtttcaatattttaatttcaaattaaagatatatatttatcatatattaaattcataaaaaataaaaaaaaattctaattattatgttatgataaaataaaattttcttaTTACTCATAGAAATAACATGTGCTCCATTTATTACAGgcattttaattaaatacaaaaaaaaaaaaaaaaaaaaaaaaaaaaactaattgaaataataaaaaaaaatataaattaatatattaaaacactatatataatattaatatatcaatatatttcattttcaaATTaaacccaaaaaaaaaaaaaaaaataataaaataaaatataatagaatAGAATAGAATAGGATAGAATAAATTCCGAGTATTATTAAATCTTGAcgaatattatgaaaaagaaaaaaaaagcatatgctcataatgaaaaaatgatgacaaatatatatatatatatatatatatatatatatatattttattatgttgcaaaaaaacaaacaaataatatttaaaaaaagaattaaaaactTATACGTATCTaaagatttatattttttaagattattcatattacagactttttttttttttttttttaaattaataattaaataaataaaatgggATCATATTATGGGGAAATTTTGAAATAATCATTAATTATaacagaatatatatatatatatatatatatttttttttaaacaaaattttatgatgtttaataataatgtattatacccgcatatatatttttatgtaaaagtataaattatgtatcgttttattattttttttttttaaaggaaaaagattattataaattattatattcttattattatattgttttttttatcctgaatggtaatattttatcgttttttttttttttttttggaaaaacCAATATATAAGGTATAATTCTTAATAAGTACTGTTCTAGGTATatgttgatatattatttattgaaccctatattattatatataagaaacaTTGGAAAATACATTttgcttttttatttattcttattaaaagattatagaaaatattattcatataagaaaaaaaaaaaaaaaaaaaggtaaaatttatttaatatttttaatttaaaaatatatattataaaaatatcatcAATTTTATTCTGTTCAATTTCATTTCATActtgaaaaattatatagaagaaataaaatttatatatatatatatatatatatatatatatataatataataaatggtATTTAACATATACATCATCTTATTTCGtatacattataaaaaaaaaaaaaaaaaattatatatatatatacacacacaccctaaaaatatataatattttatgcttttaaaaaaatacaaatacttttttattagtttattttattgtccaatttaaaaatatatgatcatgttttatatataattttcatattattcttctcatatttaataatatcatatttattgttatttatttgtaataagatataataaatatttataaaatattcccacatatttgtattattattatatattttcttaaacAAAACGTAGACACGATATAATTaagtttaattttttttttttttttttttctttctcttagttacatgtaaaaaaaaaaaaaaaaaaaaaaaatgaagtataggtatttttattttattataatttttttttttttttttgcatttacatataaacttcatattaaatttaaaagcCTTTGAGAACGGTATATAAGTTACCATAAGGAAAaacggaaaaaaaaaaaaaatatatacacatgtaGTAATATCAAAACCGTGCACCTTATAAAAATGTCCCttacaaaatatacataattttacCTCAAAAcctatttaatattataaataaactTTACGATATTAAACTataggtatatataaatatatttataccttacaatatattacatatatatatatatatatatatatatattttcccttttgtaaaatgtacatatatatttaaacaataaacctgtatatattatatatatatatttttttttttttttttcatgtgatagataaaaaaagaaaaaaaaaaaaaaaattaattacatgtattatatatatattaacacataataaaatatataattaaaaataataaggaaaaatTTTTTGCATATGtccttaaatatatttataagatatattttaattttcgTTTCACATATGgtcaataaatattatgtccACATATGTTCataaatgaacataataatatatatatatatatatatatataacattaatatacaaatagctaagttttatttctttacaacaattatatatatataatatatacagtattaaatatatatattattattattaatgttatatatatatatatatattttgtttttttttttccattatatatatatatatattaaaaaaaaaaaattataagttaaactatatatataattcacacatgttttaaaatttttttttttattttttttataaaatatggacacatttaaaataaaaaaaattctatataaataaatatccatattataattatgtaaatataatacgtatatgatttattattatatttaatacatacatatctttataatatatatatatatttataatacatattaaattaattattaaataaataaaatcttTAAAGGcttgttattatattataggcccttaaatataatatcatacatttcatatattttttatattcataattttttactCATAAAATAAGCTTATATCTTAAAaacatatgaatattatattttaatataatattaattctttcttttatatatgaaaaaaatattcttttctttattatttttttattatatatctatatatatatatatatatatatatatatattatagaaatttttttttttttttttcctttaaatATCGCATTTTGttttgtatgtatgtatatattatatgatactttattttatatattaaaaaaaaaaaaaaaaaaaaaaaaacagagataagatatattatatatattttttctacaatttaaaaggaatatttattatatataaaaaatacaaatattataaaatattatataatttatatattattatatatatataattatataatatataattatgctAAATAAGTCTCATATGCATAAAATAagcaaaaaatatttaaaacaaagtattaaaaaaaaataaaaaataaataagtatttttttattattattctataatgatatattatatattatatatatttttatatattcatattaataatgtataaaaaaaattattaaaaaattactttttttttttatttttatatataataataatgtatttatttattaaaacatatgataatactataatatatatatatatatttaattaatatcactatatttatttatatagataataatatatataatataatatttatatttttttcattcaaatatatataacaaaaaaaaaaaaaaaaaaaaaaaaagaaaattttttctacattttataactgattatataatacatacaatattattataataaaatatatatataatatataaaatagtactataaaaattatatattttttatatataacagatgatatgatattaaaatttatacatcatatttacatatttcattaaattatatatgaaaaaaaaatattatagatCTTTATTTAGTAATCTTATTTCAAACTTACATATcatagaatattttttatttttacctgcagattttcttttttccttttcacatgaataattaaatatattaagcttgtacatgaaaaaaaaaaaaaaaaaaagaaaaggaaaaggcaacaacaaaaaaaaaaattataattatatattacatatatatatatatatatatatatatatatatatgtaataaatactacgtacatatatatgtgttaatttgtgtatatatatatgataacatTATATACTCTTATAGCCATACCAtaaaatattgtaaaaataatattgaagTAATAAATAAGGGGGTATGagttattattatagatatgtgaataaatataaatgtatataaatgaactttttttttcgcttattttatttttatttatttattttaaggCACAATTTTTTTAACTTGTATCAAGAAataaacaattaaaaaaatataagatataattttatgtattatataaatagaaatatatatatatatatatatatatatatgtgtattcattatattttctccttttattaaatatactcTTTTTTCTCCATTTACATTAAGTgctgtattattattatataataatatatatacatttttgcacaaatatataaaccctatatatatataatatatataatacataatattttaacaagtagtaaaaatatattttttatatatttcattgtttatatatatatatatatatatatatatatatatatatacatatatatttaagggaataaaaaaaatatatttactttgtatttatttataaatgtataagtgtataaaatatattttttttatattcaatagtatatatttttaacaaaataagatattttcttaagaatatatatattatatataaataataaagtatataaaaggaacataagaaaaaaagtaaaaaatatatattttatgcaattatatttataaaaaaaatgtacattTATGTATAAGCTATTTTGTGAAACCAAAATAAGTtcttaaaaaagaagaaaaaaaaaaatataaaagtataaaGAATTGCAAAGAAAGAGAtagagaaaaaagaaaagaatataatataatataaaaaagaaaaatataataatataaaagcgaaaaaaaaaaaaaaaaaaaaaaaatctctctctctctctctatatatatatatatatatatttatataattataagcGTATATACAAAGATAAAGAGAAATACCTACATAcacaaatataaagaaaatttcttattttgtacacacaataaatattcacatatatataatattaaataaaaaaaaataaaataataaactggaatatttaaaatatagatttttttttttttttataaagaagaaagaaaaaaaaaaaaaaaagctaaCATCAtctatatgtttttataagtACACATATGTTTATAACTTTAATGTATATTGATTAAAAATAcacaaatatttatttattttatattacgaAATTGGAATTTTAGGTCCCAGgaagaaattataatatattgaacTGAatgttatttaaaatatacaaaaagaatttaagaatatattaattataactTGTACGTAAAAGGAAAACAATATAGTAAAAGAGAAGACCCCTACTAATACACCTACACCTATATCCCCACgcacatatttatttgtaaatatatttaactgtttatatatatacatatttaaattttgcATTAGTCTAAAACCATTTTGAAAAAATGACAAACatgaattataataatagcaATATGAACAGcggatataataaaaatgaagaagggAACTTATATGTAAGGAATAACTACGCAACGAAtacaaatgataatataactaATACCTATAATAAGGGTAATGTTGTTGCAGAGGATGGATCAACTAacaattttgtatataacCAAATAAGAAATAGTAAAAGAGAAATGAACCATATGGTGTCAAATAGCAATAATGGAAGTAGAAATTATAGTGTTGAACATGTGAATCCTAATAATGAGAATGTAGGTTTAAacgataacaataataataataataataatagtaataatagtaataataataataataataataacaacaacaataataataataatagtagtagtagtaatgcTGGTGTTGTAAGGaatgttgataataatagATCATACATGAATTatgttgataaaaataataatccagaaaatatgaagaataattttggtaataataaatattatgataatcaagggaataatgaaaataatatgatgCATGATCAGATGAAAGGAGGTTTAAATGTTGGTGGTATGAATTCatttaataacaataatgtaaataatttaaataatatgcaAATGGAAAATAATAGATTAATGTTtgataacaacaacaataataataataataatattaaaagaaataataattatatgaacaataataataataataatattaataataataatggaagAATGGAAAAACCTAGATATAAACCTCCTATGTTAAGAAATCAAGGTAATTTTAACAACAAcagaaataattttaatagaATGAATTTTAATAAAGGTCTAGGAAATAATAACTTTAATAACaacagtaataataataataataataataataataatgccTTTCCAAGAAATTATACTATTCCTCAAACTGCCTGGGCCACTAGAGACAATAGAAGATATTACcctgaaaaagaagaagaaatatattcaaatgtAAAAAGTGAAAAAGGTGTtaattttgatttatataattctataCCTGTAGAAATCAGTGGATTTAATAGTGAAAATGTTGCAGCCATAGAAACATTTGATGACCCATCTTTAAATTTgaatgaattattattatcaaatattAAGAAAGTGAATTATGATAAAACAACAcctatacaaaaatatagtttaaatattattatgaatagaAATGATTTGATAGGTGTAGCACAAACAGGTAGTGGAAAAACAGCTGGATATTTATTACcaataataaatcatatgTTAATTAATGATCCACCtaaacatacatattatgaacaaaataataaaacatccAATTATTATTTCAATCGTGTTTGTTTACCCATTTGTTTAATATTAGCTCCTACGAGAGAATTAGCTgtacaaatattttatgatgCCAAAAAGTTTTGTTTTGAAACAGGTATAAAACCAGTAGTATTATATGGaggaaataatataaaaacacaATTATCGAATCTTGATAAAGGAGCAGATATAATAGTAGCAACACCGGGAAgattaaatgatatattagaaaaaggaaaaattaaattattccTTACTACATTTTTAGTATTAGATGAAGCTGATCGTATGTTAGATATGGGGTTCTCACCACAAATAAGAAGTATTGTAAATGATTATGATATGCCAGGAAACGATAA
Protein-coding regions in this window:
- a CDS encoding aquaporin, putative, whose amino-acid sequence is MKIQKGLFFLQRSIKNVLRKIIKFIKGYVKDIIKEINVKSLKKYKYNLFFEFIGSFLFVFFISIYMLNSNSNEEYIIKHTKQINPYKTNDILIPGHNNFEAEINNIKYMNNLNQERKNVVASILLEKYDNEYKGNNKSKREVERDDDKISNNLQNEFEKDNEKKKNYDNINEKEISTTSDGKIKDMEDPKNISNKNENYDNTNMELKNEKINNKVNDEKNIKNEDDINNKENMLKSVDKIIFKEPVNEYSKIKIEDINNINLKDIDQYEVLKNSENKKSSNHAIYSFVGCFIYVIFILLGAHINPAYTYALWLTEPKKYGFALSTLYITFQYFGGIVASIICAHLYGSIFIYTLLPKKEIIKTFLCEFISTFLITLLLLSLYNYKKKFMEENKNDESLTFNINKLRNMSSLYNFNTYEDFYSYDMFSTNQNRKYNSFLYIDNKYIKYIMNHIFYLLFIFFSLLFFVFVTNTTLNPMFSTSTLYTYLYYKIFKASNSFKIYSIFISFLSITKIFQLLIFYIQSLPLWIGPYFGSAFAATFLSLFKENEEEIINIIDTNVYSSYNKKKEQIPLIDKNSAKQNAYLIEYNDNIHNNSYNYLLPSVF
- a CDS encoding protein phosphatase PPM7, putative, with the translated sequence MPVINGAHVISMKNYTLVSDAYGEKGVKKVYEDEYLICENLKSFNKNLHPNFNFACFCLFDGHNGKNTAMFLKRNLAQELSNSFLEMQNTYDSSLPIPDHFIKISVNNTCKRIDERIAQEYPNSRDGATCVIVLIKDEYAYIINIGDSCAYLCRYLNNSNQAIELVDIHKPWVITEKERIIKHGGTIENGRVNDIIDVTRSFGDLSLKKYGLLCTGTFKKFKINSDDNFIILGTDGFFGSVDINYVINEITNLSKKEERLVNVEKKKTVFDAKSICNIMVEHAIVDKKSQDNVTVVLIKFLHK
- a CDS encoding ATP-dependent RNA helicase DBP1, putative yields the protein MTNMNYNNSNMNSGYNKNEEGNLYVRNNYATNTNDNITNTYNKGNVVAEDGSTNNFVYNQIRNSKREMNHMVSNSNNGSRNYSVEHVNPNNENVGLNDNNNNNNNNSNNSNNNNNNNNNNNNNNNSSSSNAGVVRNVDNNRSYMNYVDKNNNPENMKNNFGNNKYYDNQGNNENNMMHDQMKGGLNVGGMNSFNNNNVNNLNNMQMENNRLMFDNNNNNNNNNIKRNNNYMNNNNNNNINNNNGRMEKPRYKPPMLRNQGNFNNNRNNFNRMNFNKGLGNNNFNNNSNNNNNNNNNNAFPRNYTIPQTAWATRDNRRYYPEKEEEIYSNVKSEKGVNFDLYNSIPVEISGFNSENVAAIETFDDPSLNLNELLLSNIKKVNYDKTTPIQKYSLNIIMNRNDLIGVAQTGSGKTAGYLLPIINHMLINDPPKHTYYEQNNKTSNYYFNRVCLPICLILAPTRELAVQIFYDAKKFCFETGIKPVVLYGGNNIKTQLSNLDKGADIIVATPGRLNDILEKGKIKLFLTTFLVLDEADRMLDMGFSPQIRSIVNDYDMPGNDNDVHTSENKVEYKKYCNDIIKRQTIMFSATFRKEIQVLAKEYLCKYTFLLVGKVGSTNEYIKQNLVFVEEENKCNYLLNLLAENNNGLTILFVETKRKADIIERFLSNQKLNAVCIHGDKSQDERERALKLFKRGIKNILVATDVAARGLDISNIKHVINFDLPSNIDDYIHRIGRTGRAGNIGIATSFVNEDNKNIFKDLLATLEECNQQIPRWFLNLVMKHTASARANRNYKYKFMKNKNNFNNRFNNNNNNNMDNRNFHMNNNMHMNNNNNNNNNPFNNNKGPFSNYNQQHHNPFNNKNNSAFNNNNNNPGTLAFGNNPFNNNMYPNNNNNNNNNNFPFNNNNNPFNNNKYNNNFKKFDDQKFQRNNFQNVDDNNNEAW